One Legionella hackeliae DNA segment encodes these proteins:
- a CDS encoding tRNA-binding protein, with protein MTISYEDFERVDLRSGTIVKVEEFPRAKKPAFKVWVDFGEEIGILQTSAQITVNYTLDSLIGRSVVGCVNLGEKNIAGFTSQFLLVGFTDANGAISLLTTDPAVPNGQKLH; from the coding sequence ATGACAATCAGTTATGAAGATTTTGAACGCGTTGATTTGCGTTCTGGAACAATAGTAAAAGTGGAAGAGTTTCCTCGCGCAAAAAAACCTGCCTTTAAAGTCTGGGTTGATTTTGGAGAGGAAATCGGAATTCTACAAACTTCTGCTCAAATCACGGTTAACTACACTCTTGACTCATTAATTGGACGTTCAGTTGTGGGTTGTGTGAACTTAGGTGAAAAAAATATCGCTGGATTTACCTCACAATTTTTATTAGTTGGTTTTACGGATGCTAATGGTGCAATCAGCTTACTTACCACGGATCCTGCAGTTCCTAATGGACAAAAATTACATTAA
- a CDS encoding cyclase family protein, with translation MSFAYTLVDLTHVLTDSIPSWEGNCGFRHQNLQDYDASLDVSFRVQHLTMDAGIGTHMDAPAHCVKDGKTIADFDLNELLAPCVVIDVSSTQTANNTVIPEDIFAFEDRHGEIGAGSFVIIRTGWERYWNSPRKYRNNYNFPSLGAETAKLLLNRNISGLGIDTLSPDRPDAGYPVHQLILGAGKYIVENIANSGLLPPMGSYILVLPLKINEGTEAPVRLVALLKK, from the coding sequence ATGAGTTTCGCTTATACTCTTGTTGATTTAACGCATGTGTTAACGGATTCAATTCCCTCCTGGGAAGGGAATTGCGGGTTTAGACACCAAAACCTTCAAGACTATGATGCCAGTTTAGATGTTTCTTTTCGCGTTCAGCATCTTACTATGGATGCAGGTATTGGTACCCATATGGATGCACCCGCACACTGTGTTAAAGATGGTAAAACAATTGCGGATTTTGATTTGAATGAGCTCTTGGCACCGTGTGTGGTTATCGATGTTTCAAGCACTCAGACAGCAAATAACACTGTCATACCAGAAGATATCTTTGCGTTTGAAGACCGCCATGGAGAAATTGGTGCTGGTTCTTTTGTAATTATTAGAACGGGCTGGGAAAGATATTGGAATAGTCCTCGCAAATACCGTAATAATTATAATTTTCCCTCGCTTGGTGCAGAGACAGCCAAGTTACTCTTAAACCGTAACATTAGTGGACTTGGAATAGATACACTCTCTCCAGATAGACCCGACGCCGGATATCCAGTTCATCAACTTATTCTAGGCGCCGGAAAATATATCGTTGAAAATATAGCTAACTCGGGATTACTTCCTCCAATGGGAAGTTATATTTTAGTATTACCTCTAAAGATAAATGAAGGCACAGAAGCACCCGTGCGATTAGTTGCTTTATTAAAAAAATAA
- a CDS encoding nucleoside-diphosphate sugar epimerase/dehydratase, producing the protein MQSFFTFFQKLYKKFPVIAFDVLAIPVAWYFAYWLRYNLQPFPSDLTSSYSLCSLLILALIQTGCYYYFKVYRGLWCFSSINDVARIIKAIAFATILSVLALYFTSLLQHVPRSVFPLYDLTLVTFLCGGRLLLRSYWDWKEKGQSTESKRVLIIGAGRAGEGLVRDLKRIQSYRPIGFIDDNLGKRGLEVHGVPVLGTTRDLVDLVVEHNINLIFIAIPSARSATMRRIVNHCEECKIPFRTLPSLSALAAGRVEVDALRDVNIEDLLGRDQVQLDWQKIASSIKDKCVVVTGGGGSIGSELCRQIMFLQPKKLLIIDNSEFNLYKIELELAKTFPGVSCELALISVTDITAIDFLFHQFKPQIVFHAAAYKHVPMLEEQVRVAVQNNVIGTQVVAEASVAVGVEKFILISTDKAVNPTNVMGTTKRVAEIYCQNLNERVDTQFITVRFGNVLGSAGSVVPLFQKQIQAGGPITVTHPDIQRYFMTIPEACQLILQAMVNGVGGEIFVLDMGEPIKISYLAEQMIRLSGKEPGRDIAIEYTGLRPGEKLYEELFHPSEQLVQTSHEKLFKARFRHLEWTELTQTIRLLNMACTMHNNSELYILLKSLVPEFNSQVENSSIANVLE; encoded by the coding sequence ATGCAGAGTTTTTTTACTTTTTTTCAAAAATTATACAAAAAATTTCCTGTCATCGCGTTTGATGTGCTGGCGATTCCCGTTGCCTGGTACTTTGCTTATTGGTTGCGTTATAACTTACAGCCTTTTCCAAGTGATCTTACAAGCTCATATTCATTATGTTCACTGCTCATTTTGGCATTAATCCAAACGGGGTGTTATTACTACTTTAAAGTTTACCGTGGGTTGTGGTGCTTTTCATCAATAAATGATGTGGCAAGAATTATTAAGGCTATTGCTTTTGCGACGATTCTTTCTGTTCTGGCGTTGTATTTTACATCTCTGTTGCAACACGTCCCGCGTTCCGTTTTCCCACTTTATGATTTGACTCTGGTAACTTTTTTGTGCGGTGGGCGATTGCTTCTTCGTTCTTACTGGGATTGGAAAGAAAAAGGACAGTCTACTGAAAGCAAACGAGTTTTAATCATTGGTGCTGGAAGGGCTGGGGAAGGTTTGGTGCGGGACCTAAAACGAATTCAATCCTATCGCCCAATTGGCTTTATAGACGATAACTTGGGGAAAAGAGGGTTGGAAGTCCATGGGGTTCCTGTTTTAGGTACTACGCGAGACTTGGTTGATTTGGTGGTTGAACACAATATTAATCTTATTTTTATTGCCATACCCTCGGCCCGCTCAGCGACTATGCGTCGTATCGTCAATCACTGTGAAGAGTGTAAAATTCCTTTTAGGACACTGCCTAGTCTTTCTGCATTGGCGGCAGGCCGAGTCGAAGTTGATGCATTAAGAGATGTTAATATCGAGGATTTACTCGGACGAGATCAAGTACAACTTGATTGGCAAAAAATTGCTTCTAGCATTAAGGATAAATGCGTTGTCGTGACCGGCGGAGGTGGCTCGATTGGTTCTGAATTGTGCCGCCAAATTATGTTTTTGCAGCCGAAGAAATTATTAATAATTGATAACTCAGAGTTTAATCTTTATAAGATCGAGCTTGAATTAGCCAAGACATTCCCTGGCGTTTCATGTGAGTTAGCTCTCATTTCTGTGACAGATATTACCGCCATTGATTTTCTCTTTCATCAGTTTAAGCCGCAAATCGTTTTTCATGCGGCAGCCTATAAACATGTTCCAATGTTAGAAGAGCAGGTTCGTGTTGCTGTGCAAAATAACGTAATAGGCACGCAGGTTGTTGCTGAGGCAAGTGTTGCAGTAGGTGTTGAAAAGTTTATTTTAATTTCTACGGATAAAGCTGTTAATCCTACGAATGTCATGGGTACAACGAAGCGAGTTGCTGAGATTTATTGTCAAAATTTAAATGAGCGTGTCGACACGCAATTTATTACCGTACGTTTTGGTAATGTATTAGGCTCGGCAGGAAGTGTTGTTCCATTATTTCAGAAACAGATCCAGGCGGGTGGTCCAATTACCGTAACCCATCCAGATATCCAACGTTATTTTATGACTATCCCTGAAGCCTGCCAATTGATTCTACAAGCGATGGTAAATGGAGTAGGGGGCGAGATATTTGTGCTTGATATGGGCGAGCCTATTAAAATTAGTTATCTTGCTGAACAAATGATTCGCTTGTCTGGTAAAGAGCCGGGCAGGGATATTGCCATTGAGTATACAGGATTAAGGCCCGGTGAAAAATTATATGAAGAGCTTTTTCATCCCTCTGAACAATTGGTACAGACTTCTCATGAAAAATTGTTTAAAGCGAGATTTCGTCATTTGGAGTGGACTGAATTAACACAGACAATCCGTCTATTGAATATGGCTTGCACGATGCACAATAATTCAGAGCTTTATATTTTATTGAAAAGTTTAGTTCCAGAGTTTAATTCTCAAGTTGAGAATAGTTCAATTGCTAATGTACTTGAATAA